The nucleotide window TCATATTTGTATACAACATTCTCATATCACGTAGCAGATGAGATAGACATCCACatcaattataatttaattaaaaatacgataagtgtagcattattcatataaatattgtccaaaatttcaaatatatttaatttttgcaTAACCAAGAATAATGAATTCATGGTCCAGCTAGAGCTAGAGCTAGAGCTAGTAGTACTATATTACAGTTAATAATTGTCAAAAATGGTGGGGGCACACATCACATGAACACATGTGGCCTAGGAATTCTTCTTCAAATGCCTCACCCTCACCAAACCcatttcttattttccatCTGGGTGATCTTACCCTTTTGCCAGGCTTCAACTGCAAACCCATGCTTGAGGGCGTAGGGCACGAGACCTTGTCCAACACTCCAAAGATCCTCTATGGTGATAATTGAAAAGGTTTCAATGTCAAAGCATTTGAACATGGGATTTAGGAAGTCTAAGGCCTCATTTACTTCGCGGAATAAGATGTTTGACAAGTGATTAACTTTTATACGTTATCGTTCATTTTTGCGGAATAAACGGcgtagaaataaaaaataatattagagATTGTTCATAGTAAATAAAAAGGGCCCATTTCTCTGTCTAAATGTCCAACTTTTCTCTTTGGGTAGTGGACTTATGTTTACATTACTATTGACGTGATACAGATTGATGTAGCTTTGATTAGTTGCATTACAGGAAGCAAATCATTTCATATTCCAAGTGTTCGGATGCAAAATGTGAACCTGTGAATGTGATAGAGAAACAATGCAAGGGCCGAACTAGGAAATTTCATAAGGGTAGCTAACTGAGTTTTGTCTTTGTCGAGTGATGGGATGGAGGGCCTCAGTTTTTGTTGAGGTTAGTTTATGGAATAACATGATTAGTAAGTACGTCACTGAACACTATTTATAAAAGCAAAATGCTACTCATCCAAACCTAAATGATACAGTCACAATGTACAATGAAATTGGCTTTTACTAAAATTGATGGGATTAGAGATGACTTCTATTTGACAAGAACTCAAATTGACATGATTCAAATACCACATAACGAGTTGTTGCAACCTTGTCTAGTCCATCGCCTAGGGCTCAAATGAGGGAGCCTCTATAATGAAGGGTTATATTGAGGGGTTACAACGAGGGAGTTTAATCTAACAGTTCAATAATAATTCTACACTGAATCGAATGGCTATTAAAGACCAACTCATTATAGCCTCCTTGCTTGAGTGAAGGCTTTGGGTAGCTTGGgggtcaaattttttttgtttctatcgGCCCAATCTTTTGGGGTTAACCCAGTCTTTTCCTTCAGCAAGAATTCTATGTAGTGAGGACATTATATATGCCCACCCTCACTGTAGAATGACTCTTTTGTTCAGTTGACTAAAAGAACGTCCATAGTCCTAAACTTCCAAATAGAAGGATCCAATCAGCCCAACCCACTTCAGAATCCAACCCGAGCCCAGTCAGGGGTCCAATGCCAACCCGACCTGCACAAACGTGCAGCATTGTAATATAACTATCGTAACAAAACAGCTCCAGTTAGGTGCATGTTATTTCATATCAGATCaaagaccccaaaaaaaaaaaaatccacaatCATTATACCAAAAAACATAGGAAGTTATGTACTCTGTGCTTCTAAGAAAGCTTTGAAATCATTCCTAGCCTTGCGCAGTCGAGGTGTAACGCAAACGGTCGGTGATGTAGGAGACGATGATGTCGAAAACCGAACATGGCGTGAGGCTTCATGTGATTTCCGGCCTTGTGTTCTTGAGGAGCCATTCTTCAGAACTCCTTTTCTATCAGTGTCAAACACAAAAGATGTAGAAATTGGTGAATCTGTGTCGTTGATGCTGCTTCGTATTAGCTCCAGTGGAAGATCAAAGTAGTGACTAACAGAGTCATCATCATGCTCATTGATCATAGCTGATGCCCAAGAGCCACATTCAAATTTTTCCAAGGAAACTGTCCTGGAGATGACATTTCCCAGCTCATCAGGTTCTACCTTCCTTGCTCTCACTGGCTTTGCCTTGCCAAAGCCTGGAATGAACAAGCACAGGGCTCCACATGTGAACTTATCATCACATGGGTCCATTTTCTTGCCATTTTTATGAGCAACTTTGTGGGGCTCAGTTCTAGGGAGGCTGCTGTAATGCGTGGTGACCTTTTCAGTGGCATTTGGTTGGATCAGCCAAAGATCAAAGTCATCTGAAGGGGCATATGGTCTTCCTTGACCACATGACTTGCTCCTCCTAAATTGAATTTCTTGTTGCAAGTGGGTCAGATTCTCCATTTGCTGCCGGGGAGATGCTAGGCTTTCATCTttccatttcttcttcaaccGCGGCGAGGAGGTTGCTGAGTTCGGGAGACTGAAGCTTAAGAATTTTGGCTTTGCAGGCAGTAGGGGTGGCAGTTGGTCAAGTACATTGGCTTTTGGAGCTGTCACAACAGGGGGAGCAGTAACAACAGGCTTCACCACCACTGGGTCAACAATCACTTCTCTGTGAGATGATTCTTTCAGTGAAATTGGATCTACAGAAATCTGCTTTTCTAGATCTCCAAGAGAAAAGCACTCACTCATTTCAAATGAAACTGGATAATCCATTGTAGAGAAGGGCAGAAATTCTGAGGATGAGGTGTGGGATTGGAGTCTACTTAAAAAGGAGGGAAAAAGAGACTTATGGGACCTTAGACGTGAGCAGCATATCCTCCACTAATCCACATCTAGTAGTGATATCCATGTTCTCTATTTGCTCCATATTCTATTTTTAACGAGTTAACTGCTAATCCCTACAATAACTCTGTTTTCATCATATAATCTAATATGAAAGAGAGTTGACTTGTAACAGGTTGGAGTTGTTACTATATTCAATAATGAACTCCTAGGTACCAAGGGGATGGGATGCCTGCATTaggtaaataatatataagcTCTGATGTGCTTGCAACAACAGCATATATAAGATTCATACATGGGGAAGACACGAAATATAAAGTAAATAATTGATGGCATGGCAATGCATCTTCATGTCATAGGTACAAGCCAATGGTCAGCCAAACCCCACCAGACCCTCAACAGAATACACAAAAACATGAGATTTCTCATTAGCCATTCTCATTACGATGTACAAACTCATGTTAGGATCAGAAAATTATATTGCAAGGCATAGATATTTATACATTGAAATATGACAATGAGGCAAGAATTTTACTGTAgtgaattataaaataaaattaataccaCTGATACACCAATAATGACTGGGAAAGCCGTCACTAAGTACAGTGCTCCATAACCCTGCAAGATAATAATGACCAAAGATTAGCTAAACCAGAAAATTATGAACCtgtctttttaaaataaaatcaagtaAAGGTTTCAATGTATTTTAGTTCTAAATGATACGTATTGCAAATTCTAAACATTGATTAATTATTGTAATGATGATatacttttcctttttactTTTCTGTTGAAAGGAATAATAAATTAGAGAACATCATCTCATttagtgtaaaatcaaagcataCTCAGCAGCAGATATCTAATAGTTATTATTCCTGGTTTTCCTTAATCTGACAATTGCAAGAACATAATAACATCATTTTATCACGAGAAAGCCAAGGAAACTAACCAAAACTGGAGGCACTTCTGATTCATCACTGAGTTCAGCATCATCAATCTCGGCAGCTGTATCCCAATCAATATTCAGTCTCTTAGCAGCCTCTTGAAGATCAATACCAGTGTCTGTCACTCTCGCGTATAGGGACTTGCCAGGCTTTTTCTTCGCTGGTTTAATCTGAACCTataccagaaaaaaaaaaacaaaacatatagGAACAACTAAGCAAATTGATATCCAGTGTCAGTTAGAAACTTggataaaaatgaaagaacaGTGGTGAGTCATCTCATGAAAATAATTccttatatttgttttcagaaatagaaaataggggatgaaaaagaaaatttttttATCACCAAAAATTTGAGACATCAATATTGGAACAAAAGTATACCACATTTACGCTGGAATGGTTTCAAAATCACATTTTTCTACGGTTTAcaaacttttttcttattgtaaTTCAGAGCTTGGCTCTTTATCCTAGTCTCCTTGTCTAGTGCTTCATGTTGTTCTAAATTAATCATCCCCTGCATTAGTAACTAATAGTTGGAACAATTGATAAAATGACAGTCTTCCAATATAGATCAGAGTTCAAAAccattttgattttaatttccatGGCTGCATGCAGATAGGTCAACTATTAAATCATGATGAGCAATTTGTATTACCATAATTTGGCAAGCAGTACCACCTTTATCCCTATCATGAAGGAATTATAGGCATATTAACAAGTCTTTGTCAGAGGAAACAACGTGGACCATTCCATGAATTAAGGCAAACATGGAAAGCCAATCAATTATGATAATCTACCCATTACACATTAAAAAGCATCTCTAAAATCAATCATTAATGTACTTGAATTACAATAATACCTCGAGATTAGGCCATTGATTCATTTCCTCAGCCAGCAGTTTAAGAGCAAGTCGATTTCTTGGGATTTTTCCTTCATTCACCTAAATCAATAATCACAAATTACTGTCccaataaattgaattaattttgaaCAATTTACAGATGTCAAAGAtattttttcctctctcttaTGATTTCAGAAGGTTATGAACACCAAAGCAAAGAGTTGTAATGACATAACAtacaatttattcaaattagTGTCACTCAACcatcaattcatatttttgaACATTCCTTCATCGTTATACTAATGATGCCAAGGATTTTATCCAACCATTATCAGTAATACGAATCTCTTTTTCTCACACTTACATAAGCTATTATTGAATAGTTCCCacttagagagagaaatttaatGCCATATTATAAAACAAACATCTGATAATATACTGTTTGTAACAAAATAAGTTTTGATATTAAAACACAATGATATAGACCAATTTATCAAACTCAAGATTGAGCTATGATACCCACAATTCCTGCTACATCAGTTGTTACAGGTCCATTAGTAGTTGAACTAGCTTTGTTTATTCTTTAGAGGAAATGTATTGCTTCCTCAAATGCTGATTATCTATCTTACAACTTCCCCAACACTTGCCAACTTATTTTCGAAAAGCATATATCTAACTACAGTAATcttgaaaaacaataaaatatatcAAGAAAGGAAATGTTTTTTCGATCCAATTTTTCCACCTTAATACCATTTTCAGAAACCTTCACAACAGCCATGAAAATTTGGTTTTCCTTCGTATcatgtaaaaaaatatgaagcaAAGGCTAAACTACAGAAGCGCCATATAATGTATAATATGGGTTGATAACTTAATGACTGCACCTATCTGAAtaatcaaactcaaaatttccaATATAGCTGGAGAACATTTATGCATCAACGATAATATATTTCATGACTTGCGTAAACCAGAGAGAGATTTTCTCTTAGAACATGTGTGCTTTTGACATATCAAAAGATGCATATGTAGTTAATGGCAATTCATCATCCAGTCATTTTTCAGTAAATGTTCGTCACTCACACCAGTGATGGAAGAAATACGGCAGCAGTCAGCCAGCACTCTACAAATGCCGCTATTCCGTTCTGATTGCAATTACTAGGAGATTTAAGATGCATCTACTAGAGGTTGTTCTATTAAAATGGTCAACTACAAGGTTGCAATTTGTGCATGTCAATGTGGGAATTTGTCCTCTAAAAAAGGGAATATTGAATGAATTGATTGTAAAGTATAAGATTTCAAACCAAGTGAAGGACTTTATTAATGGTTTGGGTGAACATAATAAGCAAATTGCTTATGAGGCCTCTCCAATTGTGCAGTAGTTCCTTGAATCCATATAAGTGGCTCATCCTTATTTGGATTCATTGAATTCATGAATTCTTtgtttgaattaataataCTACTGTGATACCTAGTAATTTCGGCTGTTTCATGAATCATGGCACTGAAAATTCCTCTAGCATAATGTAGCTGTAGCACAATGGGCAGGAACCCAACTCcaaataattaagaatatatgaaagtagTGTAGTAGCGAGGGAATTAAAAGAAGGGGCTTACTTCTTCAAGAACCTCACCCAATTCCTCCCTGGTAGGGGCATCAGGATCTTCGATGCCAAGGAGTCTCCTGCGCTCAACTTCCCGTAGGTCCTCAATCATGACAGTGAGCTTAACCTATCATATTGCATACCATCACAAAGTTGATTAAGATTCAAAATAACGAAATGGTAAAGCACATAAAGAAAGGGGTTCACTGAATTATACTTATTACTCTACCTCACTGAAAATCATGTCTCTGTTTTTGCGGAGAAGCTCCAACACCTATCAACAACAAGAGTGACTGAAAGAGTGAAACGCTTAGAAACCCATTAAAGAATGAACGAAAGCAACATACCCTTTTGATTTGGCTGACGTATTCGAGGTCTTCAGGGTCGGGGTCGGATTCATCTtcgtcattttcttcttcgtcttcctcttcatcatcatcctgGTCTTGTTGGgtagttgaagaagaagatgacgaaGCTTGCAATTTCCTATCTTTCTTGGCAACGAGTAAAAGTGTAGCTCTTTTATACGAGTGGCGGTGCTGTAGAGCAAGGTGAGGCCGAGAATGGTGGCAGCGGTGTTGGCCGAACCAGAGTGGGAGAGTTTGgacccaaaaagaagaagaagaagaagaagatgaggaggaggaagtgGGTGGTGCCAGTGGCGCCACTTGGAGCATTTGCAAAGCCATCATCACCACTCTCACTCTAATGGCAGTTGAAAGTTGAAATCTTTCATAAGCTTCTTGGAATTTCAAATGATGTGATTAAACATGCTTCGCCAAATTCTATCCTCAATCTCTTTGCTTTACTACCCACTGCATGATGAAATTGAGAtggttaaaataataaaatgtgACAAAGATGTCATCTTCACTTATCATTCCAGTAGCAGAAAAGAACCACTCGATggtgtaattttgtttaaaaagaaagaagaagggaaaaaaacccTTTGGAAAACCAAATTAGTTTTGGGTGTCTGGTCCAACTACAGCCAATATTCAAAAGCCCAACCTTGCTTAGCCCATTTGCTGTAATAGATTTAGTTTTTGGAGGGAAGGACATCGGTAGGATTTAGGACTTCTAaaggaaatgaagaaattgtACCTATTCAACAAACCCAAACTAGCCCAACGAGTTCACATTTGGCCCATGCCATCTCTCTGAAATA belongs to Prunus persica cultivar Lovell chromosome G4, Prunus_persica_NCBIv2, whole genome shotgun sequence and includes:
- the LOC18778602 gene encoding uncharacterized protein LOC18778602 isoform X1, whose translation is MDYPVSFEMSECFSLGDLEKQISVDPISLKESSHREVIVDPVVVKPVVTAPPVVTAPKANVLDQLPPLLPAKPKFLSFSLPNSATSSPRLKKKWKDESLASPRQQMENLTHLQQEIQFRRSKSCGQGRPYAPSDDFDLWLIQPNATEKVTTHYSSLPRTEPHKVAHKNGKKMDPCDDKFTCGALCLFIPGFGKAKPVRARKVEPDELGNVISRTVSLEKFECGSWASAMINEHDDDSVSHYFDLPLELIRSSINDTDSPISTSFVFDTDRKGVLKNGSSRTQGRKSHEASRHVRFSTSSSPTSPTVCVTPRLRKARNDFKAFLEAQSRVGIGPLTGLGLDSEVGWADWILLFGSLGLWTFF
- the LOC18778602 gene encoding uncharacterized protein LOC18778602 isoform X2 translates to MDYPVSFEMSECFSLGDLEKQISVDPISLKESSHREVIVDPVVVKPVVTAPPVVTAPKANVLDQLPPLLPAKPKFLSFSLPNSATSSPRLKKKWKDESLASPRQQMENLTHLQQEIQFRRSKSCGQGRPYAPSDDFDLWLIQPNATEKVTTHYSSLPRTEPHKVAHKNGKKMDPCDDKFTCGALCLFIPGFGKAKPVRARKVEPDELGNVISRTVSLEKFECGSWASAMINEHDDDSVSHYFDLPLELIRSSINDTDSPISTSFVFDTDRKGVLKNGSSRTQGRKSHEASRHVRFSTSSSPTSPTVCVTPRLRKARNDFKAFLEAQST
- the LOC18781009 gene encoding ycf3-interacting protein 1, chloroplastic; the encoded protein is MMALQMLQVAPLAPPTSSSSSSSSSSSFWVQTLPLWFGQHRCHHSRPHLALQHRHSYKRATLLLVAKKDRKLQASSSSSSTTQQDQDDDEEEDEEENDEDESDPDPEDLEYVSQIKRVLELLRKNRDMIFSEVKLTVMIEDLREVERRRLLGIEDPDAPTREELGEVLEEVNEGKIPRNRLALKLLAEEMNQWPNLEVQIKPAKKKPGKSLYARVTDTGIDLQEAAKRLNIDWDTAAEIDDAELSDESEVPPVLGYGALYLVTAFPVIIGVSVVLILFYNSLQ